The following are from one region of the Amia ocellicauda isolate fAmiCal2 chromosome 1, fAmiCal2.hap1, whole genome shotgun sequence genome:
- the akap12b gene encoding A-kinase anchor protein 12b isoform X2 translates to MQRYGLSLQKNGQISSLNGKAEDQVVEFNGQKEQLNGQAEETIPDEVGQSDTAAVSQKEEGPEIMENLQGEVSPQVNGEKEEEKGSPATNEMTPIEEKPEEEKPSEASEVGFKKVFKFVGFKFTVKKDKNEKTEPVQLLTVKKEDGEAGSSEVAEDTKGDAKVDEATPTEETKVPEEQVVSETAADPVAAELPSEKVNGDATEKEAETKEPTEEEKTEKEPEKPAESPTSPSLQETQSPLKRFFTQGIFSSLRKKTSFKKPKEEEPAAEEKTEVVAEEEKEETEENTEAPAEEGEKKSEEVSPEPQQEEPPTQEEVKAELTLETVPLIVVEQKEDEIKVEIKIAAEEACKVDEKLEDLQNNVPGEADEVKNEVESACVETQEVTKPEVQEGESTTETQPIEETVQDTIEGQPKSEQPSPDEVSSAKMPEGITTEAEILSSQEKAKLQGSPLKKLFTGTGLKKLSGKKHKGKKEDEAKLTESGETGTEQIQSSAESGEGQKGESSASSPEESGEHAVAEAAQGETSGPENEGDGVTSDGERKRDGITPWASFKKLVTPKKRVKRPSESDKEDEPTEKPKSATMSSTESSASAEKQEEPKPTEEEQKLERSTEEPKKKVDTSVSWEALICVGSSKKRARKTSDSDDEAPKIEEEVQKSGEESAKTKEESAESPTTSSQEADHEQLASSPDQAGSPSDGEGVSTWESFKRLVTPRRRAKVDDKPEESAAGTTAEQIPSDSEMGKEESSFSLKKLIPGRKKKKSDAKQEHAVADEADKEARSAEEDSDTPAVVPLSEYDVAEPEQVEVLVKETVAAEVKQVQPDKTNPEEIKPAMTIPEAGDVSEADKPSVTFPVAEQVQEIEISVEKAAGDIEERSPSWISARVTEGVAEEETEVISKHQQLSDIPEEVVVEETIIITKAAAQVTEQVSQDDTIAEDMVELTSEAVTALEQAPEESFAEETTEMVSAVSRLSGSPGTSGETTPVPGEYEVKQTDKILQEVAANVKLTPISLSVIKTAEHLEEAVVVTTPQLVGTAAKEELAAEVLHKEAEAVAICTDLASEEIEAVEKSVTKSTIEVITVVMEALSTEVVAEEKEEPSQEVGVLEEKIYDAHVEEIKTEFQEAVEEEKTLKEMESPKSDTAEKVSESFKLPVEAKKDTESEEGNSETEPPKDTTKEKEEKPVQEPEAIRNIAVNGLQDELPEEQEVEELTPKDETEDPLSSKVEELTSTLAIEVTEMSVIEEKLQEHANVEELADVCQAPVKENIVSATQEVTASLPEVPTAESLETKEAPLAVSASAVDAPVLKETVSVIKPPSETVKSDVAEIKTEDAVLQERVCAVQFADQQKSTTTVDETVAALVEAANRDALMETAALSVPDKSCIEVVDEVCEEQVEASDVKHEQVEVNENVIESAAIEKQSTMIVQEIIQNVVENFTGRVSATESKVDADEAHEVKELITPEESSSTSDITEVEKVVEPQIVEKSRAVECVEEVQAIPTTQAEAEKVQDDKDSLVEPETDLASETSKDTNVKEDSKAPVEQQAELTAQALPEHPVEKEIEAVQQTEIMEKTQEQTENIEKETVEDAQVPASSETGDLTAADVEPVKDIEVESVPLAKEKSEDITEEIVSEEVEETKAQETVVKSKEEEEESKEVEEVIIQEVVEKVESSEVVVQEEGVKDDKTEDTAERETVQKVDAEEKSTEEKVDTVEEKTEKADAETVPKQDVEIKTDSAEISQSGSEVKEMAKSQKEISEDGKRQPQVAEEIKETSAEVTQSQIPVVEESQSQTEIKEDAPKEEEIPHVKSESKVVEEIQKETLSADDQIDEIALQSPVGASEVLAGLEEDKKDKQSQENVIEEAEIPVSVIDSQSQIQLAESEQIHRDEKKDTASQDQGIEEPCLKQVCEEVQTETTVASDDKPDKVPTEDKVDRIQKVLVEDESQEIAVEDSPSQKLTAEDVQTESEVKEVTERPVIPAEEESQTAAAADGENQTKTKEDVKDQTVASEPAQNAAPAVEDAPSKDSVAANEEMETKQEEPIVELKKEVTQETKDAEEQVSTEQTAAS, encoded by the exons TCCTTACAGAAGAATGGACAGATTTCTAGCCTGAATGGAAAGGCTGAAGACCAGGTCGTGGAATTTAATGGGCAGAAGGAGCAGCTCAATGGCCAGGCTGAGGAGACGATCCCCGATGAAG TTGGTCAGAGTGACACTGCAGCTGTGTCACAGAAGGAGGAAGGCCCTGAGATCATGGAGAATCTCCAAGGAGAAGTGTCACCTCAGGTAAATGGTgagaaggaagaagaaaaaggttCACCAGCTACAAATGAGATGACCCCAATAGAGGAGAAGCCAGAAGAAGAGAAACCAAGTGAGGCCAGCGAAGTGGGATTTAAAAAAGTGTTCAAATTTGTGGGGTTTAAATTCACAgtcaaaaaagacaaaaatgaaaAGACTGAGCCAGTGCAACTTCTGACTGTGAAGAAAGAGGATGGTGAAGCGGGCAGTTCTGAGGTTGCCGAGGATACGAAGGGAGATGCCAAGGTGGATGAAGCTACACCAACAGAGGAGACAAAAGTTCCTGAAGAGCAGGTTGTTTCTGAAACAGCTGCTGACCCGGTGGCTGcagagctcccttcagaaaaaGTAAATGGCGATGCTACTGAAAAGGAAGCTGAAACAAAAGAACCAACTGAGGAAGAAAAAACTGAGAAAGAGCCAGAGAAACCAGCTGAGTCTCCAACCAGTCCTTCGCTCCAAGAGACTCAGTCCCCTCTGAAGAGGTTTTTCACACAGGGAATCTTCTCTAGTTTGAGAAAGAAGACCAGTTTTAAAAAGCCTAAGGAGGAAGAGCCTGCTGCCGAAGAGAAGACTGAAGTTGTGGCTGaggaagaaaaggaagaaacagaagaaaatacaGAAGCTCCTGCAGAGGAGGGTGAGAAGAAATCTGAGGAGGTGAGCCCTGAACCTCAGCAGGAAGAACCCCCCACACAGGAAGAAGTCAAAGCAGAACTCACGCTAGAGACAGTACCACTCATTGTGGTAGAACAAAAGGAGGATGAGATAAAAGTTGAAATTAAGATTGCCGCTGAAGAAGCTTGCAAGGTCGATGAAAAGCTGGAAGATCTACAGAACAATGTTCCAGGAGAAGCAGATGAGGTAAAAAATGAAGTTGAAAGTGCATGTGTAGAAACTCAGGAAGTTACAAAACCTGAAGTCCAGGAAGGGGAATCTACTACTGAGACCCAACCTATAGAAGAAACAGTGCAAGATACTATTGAAGGCCAACCTAAGTCAGAGCAGCCAAGTCCTGATGAGGTTTCCAGTGCTAAAATGCCAGAGGGAATCACCACTGAGGCTGAAATTCTGTCCTCCCAAGAAAAGGCTAAACTGCAGGGAAGCCCTCTTAAAAAGCTCTTTACAGGGACTGGCCTAAAGAAACTCtctggaaagaaacacaaaggcAAGAAAGAAGATGAGGCAAAACTGACTGAATCTGGTGAAACTGGGACTGAACAGATCCAGTCATCTGCTGAATCTGGAGAGGGGCAGAAAGGAGAAAGCTCTGCTTCTTCTCCTGAAGAGTCGGGTGAACATGCTGTTGCTGAGGCTGCTCAGGGAGAAACCTCTGGGCCTGAAAATGAAGGGGATGGAGTTACCTCtgatggagagagaaagagggatggCATTACACCCTGGGCTTCCTTCAAAAAGCTTGTGACTCCAAAGAAACGTGTCAAAAGGCCTTCAGAGAGTGACAAAGAAGATGAACCGACTGAAAAACCTAAAAGCGCAACCATGTCTTCAACTGAGAGTTCTGCATCTGCTGAGAAGCAAGAAGAGCCAAAGCCCACTGAAGAGGAACAGAAACTTGAACGCAGTACCGAAGAGCCAAAAAAGAAAGTCGATACATCTGTGTCCTGGGAAGCACTGATTTGCGTGGGTTCATCTAAAAAGAGAGCTCGAAAAACATCAGACTCTGACGACGAGGCCCCCAAGATAGAGGAGGAAGTTCAGAAATCGGGAGAGGAGTCTGCAAAAACTAaggaagaatctgcagaatCTCCTACTACAAGCTCTCAAGAGGCAGACCATGAACAATTAGCTTCCTCCCCAGACCAGGCTGGTAGCCCGTCAGATGGTGAAGGGGTGTCTACTTGGGAATCCTTTAAAAGGCTTGTCACCCCACGAAGGAGGGCCAAGGTAGATGACAAGCCTGAGGAATCTGCTGCTGGTACCACTGCTGAACAAATACCCTCTGACAGTGAAATGGGAAAAGAGGAGTCTTCATTTTCTCTAAAGAAACTAATTCCAGGACGCAAAAAGAAGAAATCAGATGCAAAACAAGAGCATGCTGTAGCTGATGAAGCAGACAAAGAGGCTAGATCAGCTGAAGAAGACTCTGATACACCAGCTGTGGTCCCCCTGTCAGAGTATGATGTGGCAGAACCAGAGCAGGTTGAAGTTCTGGTGAAGGAGACAGTTGCAGCTGAAGTGAAGCAAGTGCAACCAGACAAGACAAACCCAGAGGAGATCAAGCCAGCAATGACCATCCCTGAGGCAGGAGATGTATCTGAAGCTGATAAGCCTAGTGTTACATTCCCCGTGGCAGAACAAGTTCAAGAAATTGAAATTTCTGTGGAGAAAGCTGCAGGAGATATTGAAGAACGATCTCCGTCCTGGATATCTGCAAGAGTGACGGAAGGAGTAGCTGAGGAGGAAACGGAAGTCATAAGCAAACATCAACAACTCAGTGATATACCTGAAGAAGTGGTAGTGGAAGAGACAATTATTATAACCAAAGCTGCTGCTCAGGTGACAGAGCAGGTCTCCCAAGACGACACAATAGCCGAAGACATGGTGGAGCTTACATCCGAGGCAGTGACTGCTCTGGAGCAAGCACCCGAAGAGTCATTTGCCGAGGAGACAACTGAAATGGTGTCAGCCGTTTCCAGACTATCGGGATCCCCAGGAACATCTGGCGAGACCACACCTGTACCTGGAGAATATGAGGTAAAACAGACGGATAAAATACTCCAAGAAGTTGCAGCAAATGTGAAATTGACTCCGATTTCCCTCTCTGTAATTAAGACTGCTGAACATCTGGAAGAGGCTGTTGTTGTTACCACTCCACAGTTAGTGGGGACAGCAGCAAAAGAAGAATTGGCAGCAGAGGTTCTACATAAAGAAGCAGAAGCGGTAGCTATATGCACAGACCTGGCCTCTGAAGAAATAGAGGCAGTTGAGAAAAGTGTTACAAAAAGCACAATTGAAGTCATCACTGTGGTAATGGAGGCCCTGTCCACAGAAGTTGTAGCTGAAGAAAAGGAAGAGCCATCTCAAGAGGTTGGGGTTCTAGAGGAAAAGATTTATGATGCGCACGTTGAGGAAATCAAAACTGAATTTCAGGAAGCAGTAGAGGAAGAGAAAACACTGAAAGAGATGGAATCTCCAAAAAGTGACACAGCAGAAAAGGTTAGTGAATCATTCAAGTTGCCAGTAGAAGCCAAGAAAGATACAGAATCTGAGGAAGGCAATTCTGAAACAGAGCCCCCCAAAGACACaacaaaagaaaaggaagaaaaaccAGTTCAAGAACCAGAGGCAATTCGGAACATTGCAGTCAATGGGCTACAAGATGAACTTCCTGAGGAACAAGAGGTGGAAGAACTCACACCAAAGGATGAAACTGAAGACCCATTATCATCAAAGGTAGAGGAGCTGACTAGCACTCTGGCAATTGAGGTAACTGAAATGTCAGTTATAGAAGAAAAGCTACAAGAACATGCAAATGTTGAGGAACTTGCTGATGTTTGCCAAGCCCCagtgaaagaaaacattgtatCAGCCACACAGGAAGTAACAGCCTCATTACCAGAAGTGCCCACAGCTGAGAGCTTAGAGACTAAGGAAGCTCCATTGGCTGTATCAGCTTCTGCTGTAGATGCTCCAGTGCTTAAGGAAACTGTCAGTGTTATTAAACCCCCATCAGAAACTGTTAAGTCTGATGTTGCTGAGATCAAAACAGAAGATGCTGTTTTACAGGAAAGAGTTTGTGCAGTACAATTTGCTGATCAGCAGAAAAGCACCACAACAGTGGACGAGACAGTAGCGGCACTTGTTGAAGCAGCAAATAGAGACGCATTGATGGAAACTGCAGCTCTTAGTGTTCCTGACAAATCTTGTATTGAGGTTGTGGATGAAGTATGTGAGGAACAAGTCGAAGCAAGCGATGTAAAACATGAGCAAGTGGAAGTAAACGAAAATGTGATTGAATCAGCTGCTATTGAAAAGCAGAGCACAATGATTGTCCAGGAGATTATCCAAAATGTTGTTGAGAACTTTACAGGGAGAGTAAGTGCAACTGAAAGTAAAGTTGATGCTGATGAAGCACATGAAGTAAAAGAACTTATTACTCCAGAAGAGTCATCATCTACAAGTGACATCACAGAAGTGGAAAAAGTCGTGGAACCACAGATTGTTGAGAAAAGCAGAGCTGTGGAATGTGTGGAAGAAGTTCAGGCCATTCCCACAACACAAGCAGAAGCTGAAAAAGTACAAGATGACAAAGACTCTCTGGTGGAACCAGAAACTGACCTTGCTTCTGAGACATCTAAGGATACTAATGTTAAGGAAGACTCAAAGGCACCTGTAGAACAGCAAGCAGAATTAACTGCACAGGCACTGCCTGAGCATCCTGTGGAAAAAGAAATAGAAGCAGtgcagcaaacagaaataatggaGAAAACACAAGAACAGACAGAAAATATAGAGAAGGAGACAGTAGAGGATGCACAAGTACCAGCTTCAAGTGAGACAGGAGATCTGACAGCAGCTGATGTCGAACCAGTCAAAGACATTGAGGTAGAAAGTGTGCCTCTTGCAAAAGAAAAGAGTGAGGATATAACTGAGGAAATAGTTTCTGAGGAGGTTGAGGAGACAAAGGCTCAGGAGACAGTGGTGAAAAgcaaagaagaggaagaagagagcAAGGAAGTTGAGGAAGTGATTATCCAAGAAGTGGTGGAGAAGGTAGAGAGTTCTGAAGTGGTTGTCCAGGAAGAAGGAGTGAAAGATGATAAGACAGAAGATACTGCAGAACGTGAAACAGTTCAGAAAGTTGATGCTGAAGAAAAAAGTACAGAAGAAAAAGTTGACACAGTGGAAGAAAAGACAGAGAAAGCAGATGCTGAGACAGTACCAAAACAAGATGTTGAGATCAAGACAGACAGTGCAGAGATTTCACAAAGTGGTAGTGAAGTAAAGGAAATGGCAAAAAGCCAGAAAGAAATCTCAGAAGATGGAAAAAGACAGCCACAAGTAGCAGAAGAGATAAAAGAAACATCTGCTGAAGTTACCCAAAGCCAAATACCAGTGGTTGAAGAATCACAGAGCCAAACAGAAATTAAGGAAGATGCCCCAAAAGAAGAAGAGATTCCTCATGTAAAGAGTGAGAGCAAGGTCGTGGAAGAGATACAAAAGGAGACATTGTCTGCTGATGACCAAATAGACGAAATAGCTTTACAAAGTCCAGTAGGGGCTAGTGAAGTCCTAGCAGGCCTGGAAGAAGACAAAAAAGATAAACAGAGCCAAGAGAATGTGATTGAAGAGGCAGAGATTCCAGTGTCTGTGATAGATTCTCAAAGCCAAATACAGCTTGCAGAAAGTGAACAAATCCACAGAGATGAAAAGAAAGACACAGCCAGCCAAGATCAAGGCATTGAAGAACCGTGCCTGAAACAAGTCTGCGAAGAGGTGCAAACTGAGACCACTGTGGCATCTGATGATAAACCTGACAAAGTACCAACAGAAGATAAAGTTGACCGAATTCAAAAAGTCTTGGTAGAAGATGAAAGTCAGGAGATTGCTGTGGAAGATAGCCCGAGTCAGAAGCTCACTGCAGAAGACGTTCAAACTGAATCTGAGGTGAAGGAGGTCACAGAAAGACCGGTGATACCCGCAGAAGAGGAGAGTCAGACAGCAGCTGCAGCTGATGGGGAAAACCAGACAAAGACCAAGGAAGATGTGAAAGATCAGACGGTAGCTTCAGAACCAGCACAGAATGCAGCGCCTGCAGTAGAAGACGCACCGAGCAAGGATTCGGTGGCAGCCAATGAGGAGATGGAGACCAAGCAAGAAGAGCCAATAGTTGAGCTGAAAAAAGAAGTAACCCAAGAAACAAAGGATGCCGAAGAACAGGTTTCTACAGAGCAGACAGCTGCATCATGA